The sequence AACTCGATGACGAGGTTCAGGGAATTGGATTCCGTATTTACAGAGAGCTGGTCGCGCTGGAAGCCAGCAATACGCCATTTCCTTCATCCCCTCTGAGTGCTCTCCTGAAATCGCAGTAGGGACAGCCGGGTATACACGGACGTATACTCGTTAACAAAAAAGAGACAGTTCAGTTCTTTTTTAAGAAAGTGACCTGAGCTGCCTTAAAGGCTGTGTCTTGCAAGAGATGCAGTAAATGAGGGTGGTACCGTGGAATGCTATAAGCCTTTCACCCCTGCACAGTGATGGATGTTGTGTGGGGTGGAGGGCTTTTTATTTTGCTTTGATTGATCAATAGGAAGAAAAGGAGGAAAACGAGATGGAAGCAAAAGAGCCAATGGTCACCGTTGGAACAAAAGAATTGAACATGAATGGGGCAGATCTCTTCATCCAGGCACTGAAAAGTGAGGGCGTAGAGCTATTATTCGGCTATCCTGGCGGAGCTGTTTTGGGAATTTATGATGCTTTGTACAGGTCACCGATTAAGCATATTCTTGCGCGTCATGAACAAGGGGCGATACATGCGGCTGAAGGCTATGCGCGTGTTTCGGGGAAGCCCGGGGTCGTGATCGCTACCTCTGGACCCGGCGCAACCAATGTGGTGACAGGAATCGCCGATGCAATGATGGATTCGCTGCCGCTTGTCATTTTTACAGGGCAGGTTGCCTCACAGGTTATCGGGACAGATGCCTTTCAAGAAGCAGATGTAGTCGGGATGACTGCCCCAATCACAAAGCAGACTTACCAGGTGAGAAGGTTAGAGGATTTGCCCAGAATTGTGAAGGAAGCCTTCCATCTGGCGAGAACTGGACGGCCGGGCCCTGTTCTGGTCGATATACCGAAGGATCTTACAGCACTTCAGACTTCTTTTTTGCCAGAGGCTGAGATAAAACTTCCGGGATATCGGCCGACGTTAAAGCCTGATCCGTTACAGGTAGACAGCCTGCTTGAGGCACTTCATCACTCCCGAAAGCCTGTCATATTAGCCGGAGCAGGAGTTTTACATGCGAGGGCTTCGGAAGAATTGACTGCTTTTGCCGAACAGTATCGATTGCCTGTCGTCCACACTTTATTAGGACTAGGTGGATTTCCGGCACACAACCCGCTGTTTTTGGGAATGGCGGGGATGCACGGCTGCTATACCGCGAACATGGCCCTTTATGAGTGTGATCTTTTAATCAATATCGGAGCCCGATTTGATGATCGTCTGACAGGAAACCTGACTACCTTTGCATCAAATGCCAGGGTTGCTCATGCAGACATTGACCCAGCGGAAATAGGCAAAAATGTAGAAACTCATTTTCCGATAGTTGGAGATGCGAAAGCAGTTTTACAGATGCTGTTAAGTCAAACTGTTGAGAGGCCAGATTCACGGCTTTGGCTGGACCGCTTAGAGGAAAACAAACAAGAGTACCCGTACTGGTTCTCTGATAGTGAAGAATACCTTCCTCCACAGCATTTAATAGAATTAGTGCACAAGCATACGAATGGTGAAGCGATTGTCACGACGGATGTCGGCCAGCACCAGATGTGGGCTGCCCAATTTTACCCCTTCGCGCAGCCAAACTCCTGGGTCACATCGGGGGGACTGGGAACAATGGGATTTGGTTTCCCGGCGGCGATTGGTGCGCAGCTGGCAGAACCAGATGCGACAGTCATTTCACTCGTCGGGGACGGCGGCTTTCAAATGACGCTCCAGGAACTGATTTTATTAAAAGAATGGAATCTGCCAGTAAAAGTGCTGATCATCAATAATGGTTCACTCGGAATGGTCCGCCAGTGGCAGGAAACCTTTTATGATAAACGGTTTTCGCATTCGATCTTTTCCCTTCAGCCGGACTTCATCAAGCTGGCGGAGTCTTATGGGATAAAAGCTTATAGGGTGAGCAGTAAAGACGAAGCAGAGAGGATTTTCAGTGAAGTCCTAACAGACAGCGAGCCAGTTCTGATAGATTGCAGAGTGAATCCTGATGAAAAGGTCTATCCAATGGTCGCCCCGGGGAAAGGGCTGCATGAAATGATTGGGGTGAAACCATGAATAAACGGATGGTCACAGCCTTAGTCCATAATGAAAATGGAATTTTCACCCGGCTTATGGGCATGTTCCACAAGCATCAATACAGAATTGAGAGCCTTGCCGTTACGGTCGCATACCCGGAGCTGAGGGATGTTTCCAAAATGTCCGTCATTCTCGAGGTCGAGGATGACCATAAGTTTTTGCAGCTGGTGAAGCAGGTGGATAAACAGGTGGATGTCCTGTTTGTCACGGATGTAACAGACGAACTTGTCCTTGAGAGGGAACTCGCAATGATGAAGAAGTTTCTTGTCTGAAGGAATGTTTTAAAAAAGGGAGAGGGTTGTAAATGGTAAAGGTTTATTATCAAGCAGATGTGAATGAGGAAGTTTTAAAAGGGAAGACGGTTGCTGTCATTGGGTACGGCTCACAGGGACATGCACATGCACAAAATTTACGGGACAGCGGGCATCGGATTGTCGTCGGATTGCGTCAGGGGAAATCATGGGCACAGGCTGAGAAGGATGGATTCCGGGTGTTATCTGTCAAGGAAGCGTGTGAAGCGGCAGAAGTGGTCATGGTCTTATTGCCTGATGAGAAGCAGCCGGCTGTGTATGAATCAGAAATCAAACCAGCTTTAACTGCTGGAAAAGCTCTTGCGTTTGCCCACGGTTTCAATGTTCATTTTCACCAAGTTGTCCCTCCAGAAAATGTGGATGTATTTTTAGTGGCGCCAAAAGGGCCGGGGCACTTGGTACGGAGGACTTTTGAAGAAGGAGCAGGAGTCCCGGCATTGATTGGGGTGCACCAGGATGTGACCGGCCGGGCGAAGGAGCTGGCCTTGGCCTATGCAAAAGGTGTAGGTGCTGCGAGGGCAGGGGTGCTGGAAACGAATTTTCAAGAAGAAACAGAAACCGATCTATTCGGTGAACAGGCAGTCTTATGCG comes from Mesobacillus jeotgali and encodes:
- the ilvB gene encoding acetolactate synthase large subunit, which encodes MEAKEPMVTVGTKELNMNGADLFIQALKSEGVELLFGYPGGAVLGIYDALYRSPIKHILARHEQGAIHAAEGYARVSGKPGVVIATSGPGATNVVTGIADAMMDSLPLVIFTGQVASQVIGTDAFQEADVVGMTAPITKQTYQVRRLEDLPRIVKEAFHLARTGRPGPVLVDIPKDLTALQTSFLPEAEIKLPGYRPTLKPDPLQVDSLLEALHHSRKPVILAGAGVLHARASEELTAFAEQYRLPVVHTLLGLGGFPAHNPLFLGMAGMHGCYTANMALYECDLLINIGARFDDRLTGNLTTFASNARVAHADIDPAEIGKNVETHFPIVGDAKAVLQMLLSQTVERPDSRLWLDRLEENKQEYPYWFSDSEEYLPPQHLIELVHKHTNGEAIVTTDVGQHQMWAAQFYPFAQPNSWVTSGGLGTMGFGFPAAIGAQLAEPDATVISLVGDGGFQMTLQELILLKEWNLPVKVLIINNGSLGMVRQWQETFYDKRFSHSIFSLQPDFIKLAESYGIKAYRVSSKDEAERIFSEVLTDSEPVLIDCRVNPDEKVYPMVAPGKGLHEMIGVKP
- the ilvN gene encoding acetolactate synthase small subunit, which codes for MNKRMVTALVHNENGIFTRLMGMFHKHQYRIESLAVTVAYPELRDVSKMSVILEVEDDHKFLQLVKQVDKQVDVLFVTDVTDELVLERELAMMKKFLV
- the ilvC gene encoding ketol-acid reductoisomerase, whose protein sequence is MVKVYYQADVNEEVLKGKTVAVIGYGSQGHAHAQNLRDSGHRIVVGLRQGKSWAQAEKDGFRVLSVKEACEAAEVVMVLLPDEKQPAVYESEIKPALTAGKALAFAHGFNVHFHQVVPPENVDVFLVAPKGPGHLVRRTFEEGAGVPALIGVHQDVTGRAKELALAYAKGVGAARAGVLETNFQEETETDLFGEQAVLCGGLTSLVKAGFETLVEAGYQKEVAYFECMHELKLIVDLMYEQGLEGMRHSISDTAQWGDFVSGPRVINEETKARMKEVLEDIQSGKFAEGWILENETNRAEFNAINDREKQHPIEEVGKELRKMMPFVQQKAKRAFVNSVSE